The DNA sequence GCACGTTGCCGGTCACGCCGGTGATGCCGAAGCACAGGAACATCATGCTGATGACGGTGGGCGTGGCGCCAATCGAATTCTTCAGTGCCAGCGCGAGGTAGGAAAACACGGTGAACATGCCCAGCGCCTGGAGCGCAGTGACCGAAATGGCCAGCAGCAGGGGCGTGTTGGCAAACAGCGCCAGCCAGGCGGCGCGGTCCATCGGCGCGACGAACAGCCCGCGCGGCAGTTGCAGCCACACGCCGGCGGCGAACAGCGCCGCCAGCAAGCCGACCAAGCCCATGGTCGGGCGCCAGCCGATGTGCGCGCCGAGATAGGCGCCGAGCGGCGAGCCCACCACCGCCGCGATCGACCAGCCGAGAAAGACCAGCGCGATCGCCCGGCCGCGCTGCTCGGGCGGCACCATGAGACCTGCGGTCGCGGCAGCCTGCGCGGTAAACAGCGCCGCGCCGATGGCCGTCACCATGCGCGCCGCCAGCAAGGTGTTGTAGCCGGGTGCGCCGGCGGCGACCAGGTGCGTCGCAGCGTACAGCAGCAGCGCTCCCGTGAGCAGCTTGCTGCGTTCGATGGCGCTGGTCCAGCTGGCGAGAAACGGCCCGCCGACGCAGATCGTCAGCGCGAATGCCGAGATCAGCATGCCGATCGCCGCAGGCGACGTGTGCAGGTCGGCGCTCAGTTCGTTGAGCATGCCGGGCACGATCATCACGCCGGTGCCGATGGCGAAATTGCCGAGGGTCAGTGACCAGAGTCGGGATTGCATGCGCGCTCCTTGTGGGGAGCGCCCAGTGTAGCGAAAAGTGAACGGGCGTGCCGAAAGCGCCTTACCGCCCCAACGCATCCGGATTCAGCACGTTCTTCGGCTCGCCCCTGGCGAAATCGACGATGTTCTGGAACGCTGCGCGGAAATACAGCTCGTAGCTATCCTTTTCGACATAGCCCAGATGGGGCGTGGCAAGCACATTGGCATAGCGCAGCAGCGGCGAGTCGGCCGGCAACGGCTCGGTTTCGAACACGTCGAGCGCGGCAAAGCCCGGCTGGCCGAGGCGCAATGCCATGTCGAGCGCGCCGGGCGCCACCAGCTCGGCGCGGCTGGTATTGACGAACAGCGCGCCCGGCTTCATGCGCGTGAGGTCGGCCGCCGTGACGATGCCGCGCGTGGCATCGTTCAGACGCAGGTGCAACGACAGCACGTCGGCTTGCGCAAAGAATTCCTCCTTCGACGCTGCGGCATGGTATCCGTCCTGTTCGGCAGCTTGTCGACTGGCATCCCGCCCCCAGACCACGACCTGCATGCCAAACGCCCGGCCATAGCCCGCCACCAGCTTGCCGATGCGCCCGTAGCCCCAGATCGCCAGCGTCTTTCCCTTCAAGACGCTGCCCAGCGTATTGAGCTCGGGCATGATCGAGGCGGTCTGCCACAATCCTTCGCGCAGGTGGGTCGCGTACGGCACGATCTTGCGCGTGGCAGCCATGATCAGCGACCAGGTCAGCTCGGCCGGCGCGGTGGGGTCGCCGACGCCTTCGACGACGGCGATGCCGCACGCGGTGGCCGCAGCCACGTCGACGTGCCCGGCCACCTTCCCGGTCTGCGAAATCAGCTTCAGATTCGGCAACTTGTTCAGGAGCGCGGCGGGGAGGGCGGTACGCTCGCGGATCAACACCAGCGCCTCGAATTCAGCTAGACGTACCGCAAGCTGACCGAGGCCGCGTGCACTATTGTTAAATATCTTTACATCGTGGCCGTCGAGCAGACGGAAACAATCGAGGTGGCGCACGCAGTCCTGATAGTCGTCGAGAATAGCGAGTTTCATGTCAATTTTGCAATCCAGTCATATTTCCGTAATAAACCAACAGATATGAGGCAGGCGATAATGACCTACTACAAAACTCAACAATTATTCCTACATTTGTGTTGTAAATCATTGAGTTAAGAGGGAACAGCGGTGTACAATCGGCTCCTACTTCTTGCATCCTTTCTTACAAGAATGCAAGCCCACCAGCCCGGACATTATTCCATTTTTCGGGTTGCGCAGTCGCCGTCAGAGCACCTTGCAGGCCGCTCCGGACGACTACTCCGACAAGACCGCCGTACCGCTAGACCTTAGCTAGCCAAGCCACAAGCTGACGACGATCCTGCCGTGCCGGGACAAGACAGAATTCTTTATTGGCATTGGAGGTAGTTCCTATGAATCAGCCCGTTATGGGTGGCGTTGCATCCCTGAACGCACCAACGTACGTCAAGCAGCAGAAGTTGATCAACTGGGTCGCGGAAATCGCCGCCCTCACCAAGCCGGACCGCATCTACTGGTGCGACGGCTCGCAAGAAGAATACGATCGCCTGTGCGCCGAGATGGTTGCTTCCGGCACCATGAAAAAGCTCAACGACGCCAAGCGTCCGAACAGCTACCTGGCCTGCTCCGACCCGTCCGACGTGGCGCGCGTCGAAGACCGCACCTTCATCTGCTCCGCAAAACAGGAAGACGCCGGCCCCACCAACAACTGGATGGCCCCGGCCGAAATGCGCGTGACCCTGAACGGCCTGTTCGACGGCTGCATGAAGGGCCGCACCATGTACGTGGTGCCGTTCTCGATGGGCCCGCTGGGTTCCCCGATCGCCCACATCGGCGTCGAGCTGTCCGACTCCCCGTATGTCGCGGTCAACATGCGCATCATGACCCGCATGGGCAAGGCCGTGTATGACGTGCTCGGCACCGACGGCGAATTCGTACCGTGCGTGCACTCGGTCGGCAAACCCTTGGCCGCCGGCGAAAAAGACGTCGCCTGGCCGTGCAATCAGACCAAGTACATCGTGCACTATCCGGAAACCCGCGAAATCTGGTCGTTCGGCTCCGGCTACGGCGGCAATGCGCTCTTGGGCAAGAAATGCTTCGCGCTGCGCATCGCCTCGACCATGGGCCGCGACCAGGGCTGGCTGGCAGAACACATGCTGATCCTCGGCGTGGAATCGCCCGAAGGCAAGAAGCACTACGTGGCTGCCGCCTTCCCGTCCGCCTGCGGCAAGACCAATTTCGCGATGCTGATCCCGCCGAAGACCTTCA is a window from the Noviherbaspirillum sp. UKPF54 genome containing:
- a CDS encoding D-2-hydroxyacid dehydrogenase family protein; this translates as MKLAILDDYQDCVRHLDCFRLLDGHDVKIFNNSARGLGQLAVRLAEFEALVLIRERTALPAALLNKLPNLKLISQTGKVAGHVDVAAATACGIAVVEGVGDPTAPAELTWSLIMAATRKIVPYATHLREGLWQTASIMPELNTLGSVLKGKTLAIWGYGRIGKLVAGYGRAFGMQVVVWGRDASRQAAEQDGYHAAASKEEFFAQADVLSLHLRLNDATRGIVTAADLTRMKPGALFVNTSRAELVAPGALDMALRLGQPGFAALDVFETEPLPADSPLLRYANVLATPHLGYVEKDSYELYFRAAFQNIVDFARGEPKNVLNPDALGR
- a CDS encoding MFS transporter; the encoded protein is MQSRLWSLTLGNFAIGTGVMIVPGMLNELSADLHTSPAAIGMLISAFALTICVGGPFLASWTSAIERSKLLTGALLLYAATHLVAAGAPGYNTLLAARMVTAIGAALFTAQAAATAGLMVPPEQRGRAIALVFLGWSIAAVVGSPLGAYLGAHIGWRPTMGLVGLLAALFAAGVWLQLPRGLFVAPMDRAAWLALFANTPLLLAISVTALQALGMFTVFSYLALALKNSIGATPTVISMMFLCFGITGVTGNVLGARVMDRVGPVRVGIAAMACMLSAIALWPFTYGSLPLTVALTLVWGLGCFAVNGAQQARLVALAPPLASASVALNSSAIYLGQALGAFIGGIIVSSRGTADLPLYGAVPMALAILVSQLAANMARRRKFEGVTCES